The following coding sequences are from one Chelonoidis abingdonii isolate Lonesome George chromosome 4, CheloAbing_2.0, whole genome shotgun sequence window:
- the MYOG gene encoding myogenin produces MELFETSPYFFPDQRFYDGENYLSSRLQGYDQGAYQERPGLGLCPEGRTGLEEKGSPLPEHCPGQCLPWACKICKRKTVSIDRRRAATLREKRRLKKVNEAFEALKRSTLLNPNQRLPKVEILRSAIQYIERLQSLLSTLNQQEREQRDLRYCSTASQPGVASECGSNSASCSPEWSTQLEFSSHPGDHLLNDESSEDHNLHSLSSIVESIAVEDVAVTFQEERVQN; encoded by the exons ATGGAGCTCTTTGAGACCAGCCCTTActtctttccagaccagagaTTTTACGATGGTGAAAACTATTTGAGCTCCCGTTTGCAGGGCTACGACCAGGGGGCATACCAGGAACGGCCGGGCCTGGGGCTGTGTCCTGAGGGCAGGACGGGGCTGGAGGAGAAGGGCTCTCCCCTGCCTGAGCACTGCCCCGGCCAGTGTCTGCCCTGGGCATGCAAGATCTGCAAAAGGAAAACGGTCTCCATCGACCGGCGCCGCGCCGCCACCCTGCGGGAGAAGCGGAGGTTAAAAAAGGTGAACGAGGCATTCGAGGCCCTGAAACGGAGCACATTACTGAACCCCAACCAGCGGCTGCCCAAGGTGGAGATCCTGCGCAGCGCCATCCAGTACATTGAGCGCCTGCAGAGCCTGCTCAGCACCCTCAACCAGCAGGAGCGGGAGCAGAGGGACCTACGTTACTGCAGCACTGCCTCGCAGCCAGGG GTGGCCAGTGAGTGTGGGTCCAACAGCGCCTCCTGCAGCCCAGAGTGGAGCACTCaactggagttcagcagtcaccCTGGGG ATCACTTGTTAAATGACGAGTCCTCTGAAGACCACAacctccactccctgtcctcAATTGTCGAAAGCATCGCGGTGGAGGATGTGGCTGTCACGTTCCAAGAAGAGAGGGTTCAAAACTGA